A genomic window from Microbacterium sp. H1-D42 includes:
- a CDS encoding GTP pyrophosphokinase family protein, with translation MSTLPVDDAAIAEARQLRDEFQRFLREYEFGMREVETKISILQDEFTHMHAYNPIEHVKSRLKSPDSIVEKVARRDIDADFASIRREITDIAGVRITCSFVSDVYRLFDLFTAQDDVTVRIVKDYISVPKPNGYRSLHAIVEVPVFLSTGTVAVPVEVQFRTIAMDFWASLEHKIHYKFSGRVPEHLVQSLTDAADAAGELDDRMERLHREAHEVNQRVIEA, from the coding sequence ATGAGTACGCTTCCCGTCGACGACGCGGCGATCGCTGAGGCCAGGCAGTTGCGGGACGAGTTCCAGCGCTTCCTGCGCGAGTACGAGTTCGGCATGCGCGAGGTCGAGACGAAGATCTCGATCCTGCAGGACGAGTTCACGCACATGCATGCCTACAACCCGATCGAGCACGTCAAGAGCAGGCTGAAGTCACCGGACAGCATCGTCGAGAAGGTCGCCAGGCGTGACATCGACGCCGACTTCGCCAGCATCCGGCGGGAGATCACCGACATCGCCGGCGTGCGGATCACCTGCAGCTTCGTCAGCGACGTCTACCGCCTCTTCGACCTGTTCACCGCGCAGGACGACGTGACCGTCCGCATCGTCAAGGACTACATCTCGGTCCCCAAGCCGAACGGCTACCGCAGCCTGCACGCGATCGTCGAGGTGCCCGTCTTCCTGTCGACGGGCACGGTGGCCGTGCCCGTCGAGGTGCAGTTCCGCACCATCGCGATGGACTTCTGGGCGAGCCTTGAGCACAAGATCCACTACAAGTTCTCGGGTCGGGTGCCAGAGCACCTCGTGCAGAGCCTGACGGATGCGGCGGATGCTGCCGGCGAACTCGACGATCGCATGGAGCGCCTGCACCGCGAGGCCCACGAGGTGAACCAGCGCGTCATCGAGGCCTGA
- a CDS encoding APC family permease, which yields MALPIFASDALSSVAYGPQEMLMIMLIGGTAFLALSPWVAAAVVLLLIVVVLSYRQIIKAYPSGGGDFEVVQKNLGEIPSVIVAAALLVDYVLTVSVSIASGVDNIISAVPDLDPFRVEFAVGFVVLIIVVNLRGVREASTVFAIPTYIFIGSVVLMIGTGLVRMMLGDAPVASSADYTVQAESLSQAAMVLVILRAFSSGCSALTGVEAVSNGVPAFRVPKVRNAKTTLALMGSIAAVLFAGLTTMALVSGVRYAENPCDLIGFDCSGPQPSLMAQVAAATFGAGSIPFFIIQAATACVLLLAANTAFNGFPLLGSVLAREGYAPKALNTRGDRLVFSNGMILLGIAAIGVLVVFQANLTNLIQLYIIGVFVSFSLGQIGMVRHWKRLAREIVAEGRSVPRDVYTGMSVNLVGAIMTISVLIIVTITKFTHGAWLVFLAIPVLALLMLGVKRYYRDVEHEIAIDDTTHFGSTGDVAIVLVSRMQKPVIKALDYALAAKHEKTVALHVALSHEDGAELQQQWLAHAIPIPLVIVESPFRTYAQPVEHFIREYREKHGPSVVTVYLPQYIVGHWWEKLLHNRRARRMANQLMMIHGVTITLVPWLLDSSELIYGRRSRPMLGQERAGRPVELYPRPPRTDRRAQRPAGPPDAGDSTRS from the coding sequence ATGGCACTGCCGATCTTCGCATCCGACGCACTGAGCTCGGTGGCCTACGGGCCGCAGGAGATGCTCATGATCATGCTGATCGGCGGCACCGCTTTTCTCGCCCTCAGCCCATGGGTCGCCGCGGCCGTCGTGCTGCTGCTGATCGTGGTGGTGCTCAGCTATCGACAGATCATCAAGGCGTACCCCTCTGGCGGCGGTGATTTCGAAGTCGTGCAGAAGAACCTGGGCGAGATCCCCTCGGTCATCGTCGCGGCGGCGCTGCTCGTCGACTACGTTCTCACGGTGTCGGTGTCGATCGCCTCCGGCGTCGACAACATCATCTCCGCGGTGCCCGACCTCGACCCGTTCCGGGTGGAGTTCGCGGTCGGGTTCGTCGTGCTGATCATCGTCGTCAACCTGCGCGGCGTGCGCGAGGCATCCACCGTCTTCGCGATCCCGACGTACATCTTCATCGGGTCGGTGGTCCTGATGATCGGCACGGGCCTGGTCCGGATGATGCTGGGCGATGCTCCGGTGGCATCAAGCGCCGACTACACGGTGCAGGCCGAGAGCCTCAGCCAGGCAGCCATGGTGCTGGTGATCCTGCGCGCGTTCTCGAGCGGATGCTCGGCTCTGACCGGCGTCGAGGCCGTGTCCAACGGCGTGCCGGCGTTCCGGGTACCCAAGGTGCGCAACGCCAAGACGACTCTCGCGCTGATGGGATCGATCGCCGCGGTGCTGTTCGCCGGCCTGACGACCATGGCGCTGGTCTCCGGCGTGCGGTACGCCGAGAACCCGTGCGATCTGATCGGGTTCGACTGCTCCGGCCCGCAGCCGAGCCTGATGGCGCAGGTCGCCGCAGCGACGTTCGGTGCCGGCAGCATCCCATTCTTCATCATCCAGGCGGCGACCGCCTGCGTGCTGCTGCTCGCGGCGAACACCGCGTTCAACGGCTTCCCGCTGTTGGGTTCCGTACTCGCCCGCGAGGGCTACGCCCCCAAGGCGCTGAACACCCGCGGTGATCGGCTGGTGTTCTCGAACGGCATGATCCTGCTCGGCATCGCCGCGATCGGGGTGCTGGTGGTGTTCCAGGCGAACCTCACCAACCTCATCCAGCTGTACATCATCGGCGTGTTCGTGTCGTTCTCGCTGGGGCAGATCGGCATGGTGCGACATTGGAAGCGCCTTGCCCGCGAGATCGTCGCCGAGGGTCGTTCCGTGCCGCGCGACGTGTACACCGGCATGTCGGTGAACCTGGTCGGGGCGATCATGACCATCTCGGTGCTGATCATCGTGACGATCACGAAGTTCACCCACGGGGCGTGGCTGGTGTTCCTCGCCATCCCCGTGCTGGCCCTGCTCATGCTCGGCGTGAAGCGGTACTACCGCGATGTCGAGCACGAGATCGCGATCGACGACACGACGCACTTCGGCTCCACCGGCGACGTGGCGATCGTGCTCGTCAGCCGCATGCAGAAGCCCGTCATCAAGGCCCTGGACTACGCGCTGGCGGCGAAGCACGAGAAGACCGTCGCGCTGCATGTGGCGCTCTCGCACGAAGACGGTGCTGAGCTGCAGCAGCAGTGGCTGGCGCACGCCATCCCGATCCCGCTGGTCATCGTCGAATCGCCGTTCCGCACGTATGCGCAGCCGGTTGAGCACTTCATCCGCGAATACCGCGAGAAGCACGGACCGTCGGTGGTGACCGTGTACCTGCCGCAGTACATCGTGGGCCACTGGTGGGAGAAGCTGCTGCACAACCGCCGCGCCCGCCGCATGGCGAACCAGCTGATGATGATCCACGGTGTGACGATCACGCTGGTGCCGTGGCTGCTCGACTCGTCCGAGCTGATCTACGGCCGCCGATCGCGCCCGATGCTCGGCCAGGAGCGGGCCGGCCGACCTGTCGAGCTGTACCCGCGTCCGCCGCGCACCGACCGTCGCGCGCAGCGACCGGCTGGGCCCCCGGATGCCGGTGACTCGACGCGCTCGTGA
- a CDS encoding potassium-transporting ATPase subunit F codes for MTAFDIAGVVLGLLAIGYLLVALIAPTRF; via the coding sequence ATGACCGCCTTCGACATCGCGGGGGTCGTGCTCGGCCTGCTCGCGATCGGCTACCTGCTGGTGGCCCTCATCGCCCCTACGAGGTTCTGA
- the kdpA gene encoding potassium-transporting ATPase subunit KdpA, giving the protein MGAADIWFGVLQAATLVLILALLYRPLGDYIARVYSGARDLRVERGLYRLIGVDSASEQTWRAYARALLLFSAGGMLLVYLLQRTQQLLPLSLGLPAVPEGLAFNTAASFVANTNWQSYSPEQTMGHLVQFAGLAVQNFLSAAVGIAVAVALVRGFARRDSATIGNFWVDLTRGVIRLLLPISAIAAIALIAGGVVQNLSGFTEVHTLTGGLQQIPGGPVASQEAIKLLGTNGGGFYNANSAHPFENPTPWTNLLEMVLILAIPFSLPRAFGRMVGDDRQGYAIVSVMGALFLASTTILSMLEHSGHGLASQLAGAAMEGKEQRFGILGSTLFGSASTLTSTGAVNSMHDSYTALGGMMPMLNMMLGEVAPGGVGSGLYGMLVLAVIAVFVGGLLVGRSPEYLGKRIGPREMTLSSLYILVVPALVLGGTALSFAIPGIRDEVVSTSILNPGPHGLSEVLYAFTSAANNNGSAFAGLTANTAWLNTALGVAMLLGRFIPIVLVLALAGSLAAQQHVPETVGTLPTHRPLFVGLLATVAVIITALTYFPVLTLGPLAEGLV; this is encoded by the coding sequence ATGGGCGCCGCTGACATCTGGTTCGGAGTGCTGCAGGCCGCGACGCTCGTGCTGATCCTGGCGCTGCTGTACCGCCCGCTCGGCGACTACATCGCCCGCGTGTACAGCGGCGCGCGTGACCTGCGCGTCGAGCGCGGGCTGTACCGGCTGATCGGCGTCGACTCGGCTTCCGAGCAGACCTGGCGGGCCTACGCCCGCGCGCTGCTGCTGTTCTCGGCCGGCGGGATGCTGCTGGTCTACCTGCTGCAGCGGACGCAGCAGCTGCTGCCGCTCTCACTCGGCCTGCCCGCCGTTCCGGAGGGGCTCGCCTTCAACACCGCGGCGTCGTTCGTGGCGAACACGAACTGGCAGTCGTACTCCCCAGAGCAGACGATGGGCCACCTGGTGCAGTTCGCGGGCCTGGCGGTGCAGAACTTCCTCTCCGCTGCGGTCGGCATCGCCGTGGCGGTCGCCCTCGTTCGTGGCTTCGCGCGCCGCGATTCGGCGACGATCGGCAACTTCTGGGTCGACCTCACGCGCGGCGTGATCCGCCTGCTGCTGCCGATCTCGGCGATCGCGGCCATCGCTCTCATCGCCGGTGGCGTGGTGCAGAACCTCTCGGGATTCACCGAGGTGCACACGCTGACCGGCGGCCTGCAGCAGATCCCGGGCGGTCCGGTGGCCTCGCAGGAGGCGATCAAGCTGCTCGGCACCAACGGCGGTGGCTTCTACAACGCCAACTCGGCGCATCCGTTCGAGAACCCGACGCCGTGGACGAACCTGCTCGAGATGGTGCTGATCCTGGCCATCCCGTTCTCGCTCCCCCGTGCTTTCGGCCGGATGGTGGGCGATGACCGCCAGGGTTACGCAATCGTGTCGGTGATGGGGGCGCTGTTCCTCGCGTCGACGACGATCCTCTCGATGCTCGAGCACTCCGGCCACGGACTCGCATCGCAGCTCGCCGGCGCGGCGATGGAGGGCAAGGAGCAGCGCTTCGGCATCCTCGGCTCGACTCTCTTCGGCAGCGCGTCGACTCTGACCTCGACCGGTGCCGTCAACTCGATGCACGACTCGTACACGGCACTCGGCGGCATGATGCCGATGCTGAACATGATGCTCGGCGAGGTCGCCCCTGGCGGCGTCGGATCGGGTCTGTACGGCATGCTGGTGCTCGCCGTCATCGCGGTGTTCGTCGGCGGCCTGCTGGTCGGGCGATCGCCCGAGTACCTCGGCAAGCGCATCGGGCCGCGAGAGATGACCCTCTCCAGCCTGTACATCCTCGTCGTGCCGGCACTCGTCCTCGGCGGCACCGCGCTGAGCTTCGCGATCCCAGGCATCCGAGACGAGGTGGTGAGCACCAGCATCCTCAATCCGGGCCCACATGGTCTCAGCGAGGTGCTCTACGCGTTCACCTCGGCCGCGAACAACAACGGCTCGGCCTTCGCCGGACTCACCGCGAACACCGCGTGGCTGAACACCGCCCTCGGTGTGGCAATGCTGCTCGGTCGGTTCATCCCGATCGTGCTGGTGCTGGCTCTGGCAGGGTCCCTGGCCGCTCAGCAGCACGTGCCAGAGACCGTCGGAACCCTGCCCACGCACCGGCCGCTGTTCGTGGGCCTGCTCGCGACGGTCGCCGTCATCATCACCGCACTCACCTACTTCCCCGTGCTCACGCTCGGGCCGCTCGCAGAAGGACTGGTCTGA
- the kdpB gene encoding potassium-transporting ATPase subunit KdpB encodes MTLTDTRSDAPASTSTTGKPPRAFGAAQLAAAIPGALGRLNPARLLRNPVILLVWAGAAFTTVLAIAEPFLAEPDAGIPAGFTWAIAAWLWLTVVFANLAESVAEGRGKAQAASLRKTRTTTTARRVDAYDPADPLASQAAVAEVASSDLRLGDTVIVTAGELIPGDGDIVAGIATVDESAITGESAPVIRESGGDRSAVTGGTRVLSDRIVVRITSKPGETFVDRMIALVEGANRQRTPNEIALNILLASLSIVFLFVVLALNPIASYVASPVSIPVLIALLVCLIPTTIGALLSAIGIAGMDRLVQRNVLAMSGRAVEAAGDVSTLLLDKTGTITYGNRRADDVRPVAGTDAAELLQAAALSSLADPTPEGASIVDLAAARGVVVTAPADAVTVPFTAQTRMSGLDLPDGRMIRKGAGSAIRSWLESLGGDAGDAGAEAARAADEIAASGGTPLVVAVATSPSTSSAPRILGVVHLKDIVKDGLRERFDELRAMGIRTVMITGDNPLTAAAIAQEAGVDDFLAEATPEDKLALIRREQQGGRMVAMTGDGTNDAPALAQADVGVAMNTGTSAAKEAGNMVDLDSDPTKLIEIVRIGKQLLITRGALTTFSLANDIAKYFAIIPAMFMTALPGLAVLNIMQLHSPASAVLSAIIFNAIVIVFLIPLALRGVKYRPASAARMLQRNLLIYGLGGVIAPFIGIKLIDLVVSLIPGF; translated from the coding sequence ATGACCCTCACCGACACTCGATCGGATGCCCCGGCATCCACGTCAACGACCGGAAAGCCACCCCGCGCGTTCGGCGCCGCGCAGCTCGCGGCCGCCATCCCCGGCGCGCTGGGCCGACTGAACCCCGCCAGGCTGCTGCGCAACCCGGTGATCCTGCTGGTCTGGGCCGGTGCCGCGTTCACGACCGTGCTCGCGATCGCCGAGCCGTTCCTGGCCGAGCCGGATGCCGGGATCCCGGCCGGCTTCACCTGGGCGATCGCCGCGTGGCTGTGGCTCACAGTGGTGTTCGCCAACCTCGCCGAGTCGGTCGCCGAAGGCCGGGGCAAGGCGCAGGCGGCCAGCCTGCGGAAGACCCGCACGACGACCACGGCGCGGCGGGTGGATGCCTACGACCCGGCCGACCCGCTCGCGTCGCAGGCGGCCGTGGCAGAAGTCGCCTCGTCCGACCTGCGACTCGGCGACACCGTGATCGTCACGGCGGGCGAGCTGATCCCCGGCGACGGCGACATCGTGGCAGGCATCGCGACGGTCGACGAGTCGGCGATCACCGGTGAGAGCGCACCGGTCATCCGCGAGTCCGGCGGCGACCGCAGCGCGGTGACCGGCGGCACCAGGGTGCTCTCCGACCGCATCGTCGTGCGGATCACCTCGAAACCAGGCGAGACGTTCGTCGACCGGATGATCGCTCTCGTCGAGGGCGCGAACCGGCAGCGCACGCCCAACGAGATCGCTCTGAACATCCTGCTCGCGAGCCTGTCGATCGTGTTCCTGTTCGTCGTGCTGGCATTGAATCCGATCGCCTCCTATGTCGCCTCGCCGGTCAGCATCCCCGTCCTGATCGCGCTGCTCGTGTGCCTGATCCCGACCACGATCGGCGCGCTGCTCAGCGCGATCGGCATCGCCGGGATGGACCGGCTCGTGCAGCGCAACGTGCTCGCGATGTCAGGGCGGGCCGTCGAGGCGGCCGGCGACGTGTCGACCCTGCTGCTCGACAAGACCGGCACCATCACGTACGGCAACCGCCGGGCCGACGACGTCCGTCCCGTCGCGGGCACGGATGCCGCCGAGCTGCTGCAGGCCGCCGCGCTGTCGTCGCTCGCCGACCCGACGCCGGAGGGCGCGTCGATCGTCGACCTGGCCGCTGCGCGCGGGGTCGTCGTCACGGCGCCGGCGGATGCGGTGACCGTGCCGTTCACCGCGCAGACCCGGATGAGCGGGCTCGATCTGCCCGACGGCCGCATGATCCGCAAGGGCGCAGGATCCGCGATCCGCTCGTGGCTCGAATCGCTGGGCGGGGATGCCGGGGATGCCGGCGCCGAGGCGGCCCGCGCTGCTGACGAGATCGCCGCCTCGGGTGGCACGCCGCTGGTCGTCGCCGTCGCGACCTCGCCGTCGACGAGCTCAGCGCCCCGCATCCTCGGCGTCGTGCATCTCAAGGACATCGTGAAGGACGGCCTGCGCGAGCGCTTCGACGAGCTGCGCGCGATGGGCATCCGCACCGTCATGATCACGGGCGACAATCCGCTGACGGCCGCGGCGATCGCGCAGGAGGCCGGGGTCGACGACTTCCTCGCGGAGGCGACCCCGGAGGACAAGCTCGCCCTCATCCGGCGCGAGCAGCAGGGCGGCCGGATGGTGGCCATGACCGGTGACGGCACCAATGACGCCCCCGCGCTCGCGCAGGCCGACGTCGGCGTCGCGATGAACACCGGCACTTCGGCGGCCAAGGAGGCCGGAAACATGGTCGACCTCGACTCCGACCCGACCAAGCTCATCGAGATCGTGCGCATCGGCAAGCAGCTGCTGATCACCCGCGGCGCACTGACGACGTTCTCGCTGGCGAACGACATCGCGAAGTACTTCGCGATCATCCCGGCGATGTTCATGACGGCGCTCCCCGGGCTCGCGGTGCTGAACATCATGCAGCTGCACTCGCCGGCATCCGCCGTGCTCAGCGCGATCATCTTCAACGCGATCGTGATCGTCTTCCTCATCCCGCTCGCGCTGCGCGGCGTGAAGTACCGACCGGCGAGCGCGGCGCGGATGCTGCAGCGCAACCTGCTGATCTACGGCCTGGGCGGCGTGATCGCCCCGTTCATCGGCATCAAGCTCATCGACCTCGTCGTCAGCCTCATCCCCGGCTTCTGA
- the kdpC gene encoding potassium-transporting ATPase subunit KdpC translates to MSNIRTTARTAGVAIRAVLVMTVLLGLAFPLAITGIGQVAFPTQANGSLIRSDGSPVGSALLGQSFSDKDAKPLPQYFQSRPSASAYDAAASGGSNLGPSNADLIAAIEKRRTDIAEFEGVDPAVIPADALTASASGLDPQISSAYALLQVPRVAAERGMSEDDVRAIVESHIQGPDLGFLGEERVNVLQLNLSLDAATGTRG, encoded by the coding sequence ATGTCGAACATCCGCACCACCGCCCGCACCGCGGGTGTCGCGATCCGCGCCGTGCTCGTGATGACCGTGCTGCTCGGACTCGCCTTTCCGCTCGCCATCACCGGGATCGGTCAGGTCGCCTTCCCCACACAGGCGAACGGCTCGCTGATCCGCTCGGACGGCAGCCCCGTCGGCAGCGCACTTCTCGGGCAGTCGTTCAGCGACAAGGACGCCAAGCCTCTTCCGCAGTACTTCCAGTCCCGCCCTTCGGCCTCGGCCTACGACGCAGCTGCGTCCGGTGGCAGCAACCTCGGCCCCTCCAACGCCGACCTGATCGCCGCGATCGAGAAGCGCCGCACCGACATCGCAGAGTTCGAAGGCGTCGATCCGGCCGTGATCCCGGCGGACGCGCTCACCGCCTCCGCCTCTGGTCTTGACCCGCAGATCAGCTCGGCCTACGCCCTGCTGCAGGTGCCGCGGGTGGCCGCAGAGCGCGGGATGAGCGAAGATGACGTTCGTGCGATCGTCGAATCGCACATCCAGGGGCCGGACCTCGGCTTTCTCGGGGAGGAGCGGGTGAACGTGCTGCAGCTGAACCTCTCCCTCGACGCGGCCACCGGAACCCGCGGATGA
- a CDS encoding DUF4118 domain-containing protein, giving the protein MTRGRLRVLLGAAPGVGKTFEMLAEGHRLAAEGQDMVVAIVETHGRTATAAQLVGLEQVPLRTVRHREVELRELDLEAVLIRAPQVALVDELAHTNAPGTPHEKRWQDVEAMLDAGIDVITTVNVQHIESLNGVVEKITGVAQQETVPDEVVRAADDVEVVDLAPQSLRDRLSAGSVYPAERVDAALSNYFRLGNLTALRELALLWLADEVDSALRSYRTTHGIDAAWQTRERVVVALTGGPEGETLLRRGARIAARSAGGELMAVHVLAQDGLRADAPGALTAQQRLATALGGSYHQIVGDDVPEALVDFAQSADATQLVIGVSRRGRLAAALTGPGIGAEVIRRSGDIDVHIVSHAAAGGRVALPRITGGALGWRRQLLGLAVALVGGPLLSWMLYSLRSPASITSDVLAYQLLVVVVALIGGIRPALFAAVLSGLTLDYLFVEPLFTVTISDPLHALALVLYVVIAVLVSIVVDQAARRARAARRASAEAELLAAVAGSVLRGDSAPLALVSRARETFGFSGVRLLGLDGTVIATDGEPLPDQAPMIIPVGPHEAPRAFLELHGSELDAPARRLLDAIVAQLAAAMEHTDLAATARRADVLAETDRVRSALLSAISHDLRRPLAAAMAAVGGLRGSTRLSPQDRADLLETADESLGTLSKLVTDLLDVSRVEAGVLAVSLAPIDAADAVVAALDELAFGPDEVELGLDAELPPLHADGVLLQRVLVNVLANAHRHSPSDARVMVTTSRLGATAEIRIVDRGEGVPPERQQSMFTPFQREGDNDNTVGLGLGLALSRGFMEGMGGSLTPEDTPGGGLTMVIALPVASDSASDAVDASGDA; this is encoded by the coding sequence ATGACCAGAGGGCGTCTGCGGGTGCTGCTCGGCGCCGCCCCCGGCGTCGGCAAGACGTTCGAGATGCTCGCGGAGGGCCACCGGCTGGCCGCTGAGGGTCAGGACATGGTTGTCGCGATCGTCGAGACGCACGGCCGCACGGCGACTGCGGCGCAGCTGGTCGGGCTCGAGCAGGTGCCGCTGCGCACCGTGCGGCATCGGGAGGTCGAACTGCGCGAACTCGATCTAGAGGCCGTGCTGATCCGCGCCCCGCAGGTCGCCCTGGTCGACGAGCTCGCGCACACGAACGCCCCCGGCACGCCGCACGAGAAGCGCTGGCAGGACGTCGAGGCGATGCTGGATGCCGGGATCGACGTCATCACGACGGTCAACGTGCAGCACATCGAGTCGCTGAACGGGGTGGTCGAGAAGATCACCGGCGTCGCCCAGCAGGAGACGGTGCCAGACGAGGTGGTGCGTGCCGCCGACGATGTCGAGGTGGTCGACCTCGCCCCGCAGTCATTGCGCGACCGGCTGTCGGCAGGGTCGGTGTATCCGGCCGAGCGGGTGGATGCCGCACTGTCGAACTACTTCCGGCTCGGCAATCTCACGGCGCTGCGCGAGCTCGCGTTGCTGTGGCTGGCCGACGAGGTCGACAGCGCCCTGCGCAGCTACCGCACCACACACGGCATCGACGCCGCCTGGCAGACCCGCGAGCGCGTGGTCGTGGCGCTCACCGGCGGGCCGGAGGGCGAGACGCTGCTGCGCCGCGGCGCGCGGATCGCGGCACGGTCGGCAGGTGGCGAGCTGATGGCCGTGCATGTGCTGGCTCAGGACGGCCTGCGTGCAGACGCTCCCGGTGCCCTGACCGCCCAGCAGCGTCTGGCCACGGCGCTGGGTGGCAGCTACCACCAGATCGTCGGCGATGACGTGCCGGAGGCGCTGGTGGACTTCGCGCAGTCGGCGGATGCCACGCAGCTGGTCATCGGCGTGAGCCGCCGCGGCAGGCTCGCCGCCGCGCTCACAGGACCAGGCATCGGCGCCGAGGTGATCCGCCGCTCCGGCGACATCGACGTGCACATCGTCAGCCATGCCGCCGCCGGCGGACGGGTCGCGCTGCCGCGCATCACCGGTGGGGCGCTCGGCTGGCGCCGCCAGCTGCTCGGGCTCGCGGTCGCCCTGGTCGGCGGACCGCTGCTGTCGTGGATGCTGTACTCGCTGCGCAGCCCCGCCTCGATCACGTCCGACGTGCTCGCGTACCAGCTGCTCGTCGTCGTGGTGGCGCTCATCGGCGGCATCCGACCCGCCCTGTTCGCGGCCGTGCTCTCAGGACTGACGCTGGACTATCTCTTCGTCGAGCCGCTGTTCACCGTGACGATCTCCGACCCCCTGCATGCACTCGCGCTCGTGCTGTACGTCGTGATCGCGGTGCTCGTGAGCATCGTCGTCGACCAGGCCGCCCGTCGGGCGAGGGCCGCGCGCCGGGCATCCGCCGAGGCGGAGCTGCTCGCGGCGGTCGCCGGCAGCGTGCTGCGCGGCGACAGCGCACCGCTCGCTCTGGTGAGCCGCGCCCGCGAGACCTTCGGGTTCAGCGGGGTGCGGCTGCTGGGCCTCGACGGCACCGTGATCGCGACCGACGGCGAGCCGCTGCCCGACCAGGCGCCGATGATCATCCCGGTCGGACCGCACGAGGCACCCCGCGCCTTCCTCGAACTGCACGGCAGCGAACTCGATGCGCCGGCGCGACGGCTGCTCGATGCGATCGTGGCGCAGCTGGCGGCGGCGATGGAGCACACCGACCTCGCCGCCACGGCGCGGCGGGCCGATGTTCTCGCCGAGACCGACCGGGTGCGCAGCGCGCTGCTCTCGGCGATCAGCCATGACCTGCGCCGACCGCTGGCTGCCGCCATGGCCGCGGTGGGCGGACTGCGCGGCTCGACCAGGCTGTCACCGCAGGACCGCGCCGATCTGCTCGAGACCGCCGACGAGAGCCTGGGCACATTGTCGAAGCTCGTCACCGATCTGCTCGACGTGAGCAGGGTCGAGGCCGGCGTGCTGGCCGTGTCGCTCGCTCCGATCGATGCCGCAGACGCCGTCGTGGCGGCGCTCGATGAACTCGCCTTTGGACCAGACGAGGTCGAACTCGGGTTGGACGCCGAGCTCCCGCCGCTGCACGCCGACGGCGTGCTGCTTCAGCGCGTGCTGGTGAACGTGCTCGCCAATGCCCACCGGCATTCCCCGTCGGATGCCCGCGTGATGGTCACCACCAGCCGGCTCGGCGCGACAGCCGAGATCCGGATCGTCGACCGCGGTGAAGGCGTGCCACCGGAGCGACAGCAGTCCATGTTCACGCCGTTCCAGCGCGAGGGAGACAACGACAACACCGTGGGACTCGGACTCGGGCTTGCGCTGTCCCGCGGGTTCATGGAGGGCATGGGCGGTAGCCTGACCCCCGAGGACACGCCAGGAGGAGGGCTCACGATGGTGATCGCACTGCCGGTGGCATCCGATTCGGCATCCGACGCTGTCGACGCGAGCGGCGACGCATGA
- a CDS encoding response regulator encodes MKLLIADDDPQLVRALRITLAAHGYDVVAAADGAAAIQLAAQAHPDIVLLDLGMPKLDGVQVIQALRGWTTVPILVVSGRTGSADKVDALDAGADDYVTKPFQIDELLARLRALSRRAVPTPGDATVVFGDVVVDLAAKAVTRADAHVHLTPTEWRMLEHLARHPGALVTRQELLRELWGSEQVTDTGYLRLYMSQLRKKLEADPAQPVHLRTEQGMGYRLVT; translated from the coding sequence ATGAAGCTCCTCATCGCCGATGACGATCCGCAGCTGGTGCGAGCGCTGCGGATCACGCTCGCCGCGCACGGGTACGACGTGGTCGCCGCCGCCGACGGCGCGGCCGCGATCCAGCTCGCAGCGCAGGCGCATCCCGACATCGTGCTGCTCGATCTCGGCATGCCGAAGCTGGACGGCGTGCAGGTGATCCAGGCGCTGCGCGGGTGGACGACCGTGCCGATCCTCGTCGTGTCTGGACGCACGGGTTCGGCGGACAAGGTCGATGCGCTGGATGCCGGTGCCGACGACTACGTCACCAAGCCGTTCCAGATCGATGAGCTGCTGGCCCGGCTGCGGGCGCTGTCGCGGCGGGCGGTGCCGACACCGGGCGACGCCACCGTCGTCTTCGGCGATGTCGTCGTCGATCTCGCAGCCAAAGCGGTGACCCGCGCCGACGCGCACGTGCACCTCACGCCCACCGAATGGCGGATGCTGGAGCACCTCGCCAGGCACCCCGGCGCCCTCGTGACGCGGCAGGAGCTGCTGCGCGAGCTGTGGGGTTCGGAGCAGGTCACCGACACCGGATACCTGCGGCTGTACATGTCGCAGCTGCGCAAGAAGCTCGAGGCCGATCCGGCACAGCCCGTTCATCTGCGCACCGAGCAGGGCATGGGCTACCGGCTGGTCACGTGA